Genomic segment of Pseudomonas sp. DY-1:
GACCGCGATAAAGCTTCCGGCCGCCCCTTCTATTACTTCGCCTATGGCATGGCCTGTGCCGAGGTCATCGTCGACACCCTGACCGGCGAGTACAAGATGCTGCGCACCGACATCCTGCATGACGTGGGCGCCTCGCTGAACCCGGCCATCGACATCGGCCAGGTTGAAGGTGCCTTCGTCCAGGGCATGGGCTGGCTGACCATGGAAGAGCTGGTGTGGAACGCCAAGGGCAAGCTGATGACCAGCGGCCCGGCGAGCTACAAGATCCCGGCCATCGCCGACATGCCCATCGACCTGCGGGTGAAACTGGTGGAAAACCGCAAGAACCCCGAACAGACGGTGTTCCACTCCAAGGCCGTGGGCGAGCCGCCCTTCATGCTCGGCATTGCCGTCTGGTGCGCCATCAAGGACGCCGTGGCGAGCCTGGGGGACTACAAGGTGCAGCCGAACATCGATGCGCCGGCCACTCCCGAGCGGGTTCTCTGGGGCGTCGAGCAGATGCGCAAACTCCAACAGCCGGCTCAGGCCGCCGCCCAGGCGGAGACCGAGCTCGCGTAACCCGCAGGAGCCGGCTTTCTGGCGAAAGCGATTCGCCAGCAAGCTGGCTCCTACATAGAAAAAACGGTGCAGAACAATGACAACATCCACCGATCAAACGAAGACCAAACAGCAGGACGGCGATGCCGTGCTGCTGGAAACGCTGCCGGCCCCGGTTCGTCCCAAGGACGACTGGAGGCTGTCGCGGACCACCAGGCCACTGCGTAGCTGGAGACTGAGCAAATGAGCTGGATCAGCGCCCTCGCCGACCTTCAGCACCGTGGTGAACCCTGCGTGCTGGTGACCATCATCGAAGAGCGTGGCTCGACTCCGCGCAACGCCGGCTCGAAGATGGTCGTCACCGCCGAGCGGATCTTCGAGACCATCGGTGGCGGTCATCTCGAGTTCAAGGCGATGGAGATCGCCCGCGAGATGCTCGAGAATCGCAGCCAGGACACGCGCCTGGAGCGCTTCAGCCTGGGCGCCAGCCTCGGCCAATGCTGCGGTGGCGCCACCGTACTGTTGTTCGAACCCATGGGCCAGCCCCAGGCACATATCGCCGTATTCGGCGCCGGCCATGTCGGCCGTGCGCTGGTTCCGCTGCTTGCCAGCCTGCCCTGCAAAGTGCGCTGGATCGACTCGCGGGAAAACGAATTCCCCGAGCAGATTCCGTCTGGCGTGGAGAAAGTGGTCAACGAGGAAGTGATCGACGAGATCGACGAGATGCCCAAGGGCAGCTACTTCATCGTCATGACACACAACCACCAACTGGACCTTGAACTGACCGCCGAGATCCTCAAGCGCGATGACTTCGCCTACTTCGGCCTGATCGGCTCGAAGACCAAGCGCGTCAAGTTCGAGCATCGGCTGCGCGAACGCGGCTTCGCCGCCGAAACCATGCAACGCATGCGCTGCCCGATGGGCATACAAGAGGTCAAAGGCAAACTGCCGGTGGAGATCGCCATATCGATCGCCGGAGAAGTCGTCGCCACCTATAACGCCAACTTCGGTGCCGAAGTGAAGAAAGGCGAAACGGTCGCCAAGCTGGTCCCCGCCTCGCGCCGGGAACAGGCCTGAAATTTTCCTTCGCCCATCGGGAGAAGGTGACGCGTAATGCCGGGTAGGGGGAGCCGCGTGACAGGGCGCCCCCTACTCCGGCCCCTCCCTCAGGCGAGAACGCAAGAATCGCAACGCTAACGAACGAGACTGACATGACCAGCCACGTAACCGCCTACCGCTCCGCCATCCTGCACAGCATCGCCGACCCCGCCCTGGTCGGCGTCGAGCAGTCCTATCAGTATTTCGAGGACGGCCTGCTGGTGGTGGAAGACGGCCGCATCAAGGCCCTGGGCGACGCCAAGTCCATGCTGCCGGGCCTGGACGCCGGCGTCGAGGTGCACGAGTACCGCGATGCCCTGATCACTCCCGGCTTTATCGATACCCACATCCACTTCCCGCAGACCGGCATGATCGCCTCCTACGGCGAGCAACTGCTGGACTGGCTGAACACCTACACCTTCCCCACCGAGAAACAGTTCGCCGACAAGGCCCATGCCGCTGACGTCGCCGGCATTTTCATCAAGGAACTGCTGCGCAACGGCACTACCACTGCGCTGGTGTTCGGCACCGTGCACAAGGAATCGGTGGACGCCTTCTTCGAGGCTGCGCAAGCGCTCGACCTGCGGATGATCGCCGGCAAGGTGCTGATGGACCGCAATGCCCCGGACTACCTCACCGACACCGCCGAGTCCGGCTACGCCGACAGCAAGGAGCTGATCGAGCGCTGGCACGGCAAGGGCCGACTGCACTATGCGGTAACCCCGCGCTTCGCCCCCACCAGCACCCCGGAGCAATTGGAGCTGGCCGGCAAGCTGTACGCTGAGTACCCGGGCCTGTACATGCACACCCACTTGTCCGAGAACCGCAAGGAAATCGAATGGGTCAAGGAGCTGTTCCCCGAGCGCAAGGGCTACCTCGATGTATATGACCATTACAAGCTGATAGGCCAGCGCTCGGTGTTCGCCCACGGCGTGCATCTCTGCGACGACGAGTGCAAACGATTGGCGGAAACCGGCTCAGCAGTAGCTTTCTGCCCCACCTCCAACATGTTCCTCGGCAGCGGCTTGTTCGACCTGCAGAAACTCGAAGAGCACGGCGTACGTGTGGGACTGGGCACCGATGTCGGCGCCGGCACCAGCTTCTCCCAGCTGCAGTCACTGAACGAGGCCTACAAGGTTATGCAGCTCCAGGGCAAGAAGCTCGACCCGTTCAAATCCCTCTACCTGGCCACTCTGGGTGGCGCCCGCTCGCTCTACCTGGACGACAAGATCGGCAACTTCCAGGCCGGCAAGGACGCGGATTTCGTGGTCCTCGACTACAAGGCCACCCCGCTGCTGGATTACCGCATGCAGCAGGCCCGGAGCCTTCCGGAAAAGCTGTTTGCCCTGACCATCCTCGGTGACGACCGTACCGTGAAGGAAACCTTTGCAGCCGGCCGCAGCGTGCATCAACGCAGCTGAGGGGCAGCGCGATGAGAGAACCTCGCTTCGGCGGGGTTTTCTTTTGGGCTCCGGATTCGCGAATGAATTCGCTCTCCAACAGCGTGGCATTGGCGCGTAATCCTGTAGCGAATTCATTCGCGACGAAAACGGCACAATTCATTGCCCGCCAGCCCCCAAAACAAAAAGCCCCGCATCTGCGGGGCTTTCTTTTCCGAGCCGGAATCAGGCGCTGCGGGGCGTGCCGCGACCGGGCTTCTTCTTGGTCTGCAACAGGTGCGAGAACACCGCGTGCAGGTCGTCCGAAGCACCGCTTTCGTCCAGGTTCAGCTTGTCGTCGATGTGATCCATGTGATGCATCATCAGCATCACGGCGCGCTCTGCGTCGCGGGACTCGATAGCGTCGATCAGGCGATTGTGTTCATCAAAGGAACAGTGCGAACGACTGCCACTTTCGTACTGGGCAATGATGAGCGAGGTCTGGGACACGAGGCTGCGCTGGAAGCTCACCAGCGGGGCGTTCTTCGCCGCCTCGGCCAGTTTCAGGTGGAACTCGCCGGAAAGACGGATACCGGCGCCACGATCACCACGGGAGAAGCAGGCCTGCTCCTCGAGGACCATTTGCCGCAGTTCCTGCAATTGCTCGGCAGTGGCGTGCTCTACCGCGAGCTCGGTGATGGCACGCTCCACCAGACGGCGGGCGTAGAAAATCTGCCGGGCTTCCTCGACGCTGGGACTGGCCACTACGGCGCCACGATTCGGCCGCAGCAGCACTACGCCTTCATGGGCGAGTCGCGAGAGGGCACGACGAATGATCGTGCGGCTGACGCCGAAAATCTCTCCCAAGGCTTCTTCGCTCAGCTTGGTACCGGGCGCGAGGCGCTGCTCGAGAATGGCATCGAAAATATGTGCGTAGACGATGTCGTCCTGGGTGCCGCTGCGGGTGCTTTTGGCGGTGCGCGGCTGCTTCTTGAGTGGCTGCAACTGTTCGTTCATGGGGGCTCGCGTCAAAGGGGGTCGGCGGTCTTCCAGGGCCCTTTTTGCCCCTTTCCGCCGGGCTGAACGGGTGGATCAGCGAGGGAAATCAGGGAAAAAGCGAATGATATTGTACACAATCATCGCACCTTGAACAGTTTCGCCGCAGCTCGAACCCCATTCCTGACCGGTTGCACAGGTTTTTCCAGCAGTTCTCGATTTGCGTGTCGAGGATCGGCTAGAGCCTCAATACAGCGGTTTCCCTACATTTTTTTGTCATAAGCGCGTCTCGCACGGTGCCATTTCGTGCTTTCGACGCCATCGTCAGGCAGCCATCCCTCATTCGCAAATTCTCATAACTCTTTGTTTTTAAACGACTTGATTAGTTCGTTAGGCTGCAAATTGTCGCAACAAAACCTAACCAATGAGTCAGCTTTACGGATTGGTGCGTTTTTTCGAACATTGAAAACATTATTTGTTTTTTTTGTATACAAAGGCATAATCGCGCCGTGACTTCCTGACCCAGCGGTCAAGTATTGGAGGAAGTGCACCACTCACGCCATCCGCCTCAGTTAGTCCGGAGCCAACTCCAGGCTCTGGGTGAACAAAACAAAAGAGATGAGGAGTACCACGCTGTGGAAAGCATCAAACAACAAGAACAAGGAACGTACGCCGCAACACCGCCCGCCAACGGTCTGCTTGAACGTCTATTCAAGCTCAGCCTTCACGGCACCACCGTGAAGACCGAACTGGCTGCCGGACTGACCACCTTTATCACCATGGCCTACATCATTTTCGTCAACCCGAACATCATGGCCGATGCCGGGATCGATCATGGCGCAGCCTTCGTTGCCACCTGCCTTGCCGCAGCCTTCGGTTGCCTCCTCATGGGCCTCTATGCCAACTGGCCGGTAGGCCTCGCCCCGGGCATGGGCCTGAACGCCTTCTTCACCTACACCGTCGTCAACACCATGGGCTACAGCTGGCAAATCGCCCTCGGGGCGGTGTTCCTCTCCGGCGTGCTGTTCATGATCCTGACCTTCTCGCGCATTCGTGAATGGCTGCTGAACAGCATTCCGAGCAGCCTGCGATTTGCCATGGGCGCGGGTGTCGGCCTGTTCCTCGGGCTGATCGGCCTGAAGACTGCCGGCATCGTCGTCGCCCATCCGGCGACCCTGGTGCACATCGGCGACCTGACCTCCCCCGGTCCGCTGCTGGCCGCCATCTGCTTCCTGATGATCGCCGTACTGGAGTACCGCCGCGTGTTCGGCGGCATCCTGATCAGCATCCTCACCGTTACCCTGATCGGTGTTGGCCTGGGCATCGTCAAGTTCGGCGGCGTGTTCTCCATGCCCCCGAGCCTGGCCCCGACCTTCATGGCCATGGACATCACCGGCGCGTTCAATGTGACCATGGTGAGCGTGATCCTCGCCTTCCTCTTCGTACACATGTTCGACACCGCCGGCACCCTGATGGGTGTGGCCCAACGTGCCAACCTGGTGCAGGAAGACGGGCGCATCGAGAACCTCTCCCGGGCCATGAAGGCGGACAGTGCCTCCAGCGTGTTCGGTGGCGTGCTCGGTGTGCCGCCGGTGACCAGCTACGTGGAAAGTGCCGCAGGCGTGGCCGCTGGTGGCCGCACCGGCCTGACCGCCGTGACAGTGGGCATCCTGTTCGTCGCCGCCATGTTCTTCGCGCCCCTGGCCGGCATGATCCCCGCCTACGCCACCGCGGGTGCCCTGATCTACGTTGCGATGCTGATGATGGGCGGCATGGCCCACATCGACTGGAAGGAACACACCGAGACCATCCCGGCCATCGTCACTGTGATCATGATGCCGCTGACCTTCTCGGTCGCCGACGGCATCGCCCTGGGCTTCGTGACCTACGTGGCAATGAAGGCCTTCACCGGCAAGTACAAGGATGTGTCGGTGAGCCTGTATGCGCTGTGCGCCATCTTCGTGGCCAAGTTCATCTTCCTGTAATCACAGGCACCGCTTCACCAGGCCCTGTCGCTCTGCGCCAGGGCCTTTTCATTTGTATAGAGAAGGCGCAGTCATGTGCCAGCTACCCTACTCGCTACCCCCCGATACTTCCCGTAGGA
This window contains:
- the guaD gene encoding guanine deaminase — protein: MTSHVTAYRSAILHSIADPALVGVEQSYQYFEDGLLVVEDGRIKALGDAKSMLPGLDAGVEVHEYRDALITPGFIDTHIHFPQTGMIASYGEQLLDWLNTYTFPTEKQFADKAHAADVAGIFIKELLRNGTTTALVFGTVHKESVDAFFEAAQALDLRMIAGKVLMDRNAPDYLTDTAESGYADSKELIERWHGKGRLHYAVTPRFAPTSTPEQLELAGKLYAEYPGLYMHTHLSENRKEIEWVKELFPERKGYLDVYDHYKLIGQRSVFAHGVHLCDDECKRLAETGSAVAFCPTSNMFLGSGLFDLQKLEEHGVRVGLGTDVGAGTSFSQLQSLNEAYKVMQLQGKKLDPFKSLYLATLGGARSLYLDDKIGNFQAGKDADFVVLDYKATPLLDYRMQQARSLPEKLFALTILGDDRTVKETFAAGRSVHQRS
- the xdhC gene encoding xanthine dehydrogenase accessory protein XdhC, coding for MSWISALADLQHRGEPCVLVTIIEERGSTPRNAGSKMVVTAERIFETIGGGHLEFKAMEIAREMLENRSQDTRLERFSLGASLGQCCGGATVLLFEPMGQPQAHIAVFGAGHVGRALVPLLASLPCKVRWIDSRENEFPEQIPSGVEKVVNEEVIDEIDEMPKGSYFIVMTHNHQLDLELTAEILKRDDFAYFGLIGSKTKRVKFEHRLRERGFAAETMQRMRCPMGIQEVKGKLPVEIAISIAGEVVATYNANFGAEVKKGETVAKLVPASRREQA
- a CDS encoding GntR family transcriptional regulator produces the protein MNEQLQPLKKQPRTAKSTRSGTQDDIVYAHIFDAILEQRLAPGTKLSEEALGEIFGVSRTIIRRALSRLAHEGVVLLRPNRGAVVASPSVEEARQIFYARRLVERAITELAVEHATAEQLQELRQMVLEEQACFSRGDRGAGIRLSGEFHLKLAEAAKNAPLVSFQRSLVSQTSLIIAQYESGSRSHCSFDEHNRLIDAIESRDAERAVMLMMHHMDHIDDKLNLDESGASDDLHAVFSHLLQTKKKPGRGTPRSA
- a CDS encoding NCS2 family permease encodes the protein MESIKQQEQGTYAATPPANGLLERLFKLSLHGTTVKTELAAGLTTFITMAYIIFVNPNIMADAGIDHGAAFVATCLAAAFGCLLMGLYANWPVGLAPGMGLNAFFTYTVVNTMGYSWQIALGAVFLSGVLFMILTFSRIREWLLNSIPSSLRFAMGAGVGLFLGLIGLKTAGIVVAHPATLVHIGDLTSPGPLLAAICFLMIAVLEYRRVFGGILISILTVTLIGVGLGIVKFGGVFSMPPSLAPTFMAMDITGAFNVTMVSVILAFLFVHMFDTAGTLMGVAQRANLVQEDGRIENLSRAMKADSASSVFGGVLGVPPVTSYVESAAGVAAGGRTGLTAVTVGILFVAAMFFAPLAGMIPAYATAGALIYVAMLMMGGMAHIDWKEHTETIPAIVTVIMMPLTFSVADGIALGFVTYVAMKAFTGKYKDVSVSLYALCAIFVAKFIFL